The region TGCCAGCGGTAAAACGATGGATTGGTTCCAGGATGTAGATCAGCGCGCTTTGAGACAAATATGGGATGCATCAACAGTTACTCCAGAACCAACTCCTGCTCCGGTTCCAACACCTACTCCAGAACCTGAACCTGAGCCCAACCCAGAAGCTAAGCCGGAACCTTATGACGGCATCATTGAATCGGTTAGTGGCAAAGGTAAATTAAAAGGAACGAAGGTTGCAGATGCCTTCACTTTCGATTCATTTGAAGCATTCACAAAGCAATCTGCTGACAATATCATTGGATTTAATGCGTCGCAAGGCGACACAATTGCCGTCAGTTACATTGCTTTCCCTGGCTTGAAAGGTGTCTCCGATATCAGCTTTGCATCGACTAGGAGTAAGAAGGAATTCAAACAAATGTCCAAGGAGGATTACGACTTTGTATATTTTGCGAAGAAAGGTCGCCTCTACTTCGATGGAAATGGCGCAGAGAAGAACTGGGGAAACAGTGATGAAGGCGGTCTTGTGGCAATCCTGAAGGGAAAGCCTGAGCTAACTGTTGAAGACATCACACTGCTTGCTTGATAAAGCTTCAACTGCAAACCCATAGCCCCGTCAGCAATGGCGGGTTTTTTATTACCTCTTGCGCTTAGCCGGTTGCTTCTGGTGACTCATCGCATCTTGACTAACTTGCCTTCGCGAATGCTTTCCGAACACTTCGCCACTCTGAGGTTCGGTAGCTGCGGTGATGCACTTCAACGGTGTGGCCCATGGCTGCAGCGATCAGGGTGTCGTCCTTCACGATCCCGTGCGCTCGGACGCTGAAGGTGTCCCTGAATGAGTAGGGCCGGAGCCACTCGCCTCTTGCTTTGTACTCGCCCATCAGCTTTTGCCAGTAGGGCAGGCGTCGTAGGACATTACCCAGGGTTTTGCCGCTGACAGTGGGCGGCAGCTTGAGCTGATCCCAACTTTCCACCAGGTTGAAGGTGCTGCCATCGACGGCCACGGCCTCCAGCCATCGTGGGTCTGTCTCCTCTTTCACTCCACCGCGGGTGTTGTAGGTCTTGCCCTTTGTGACACGGAGCTGGGGTTCGTCGTCGTCGTTGGTGGCTCTTGTGATGAACGCCACCTCCCATGAGCGGACACCGAAAACCCGGCAGATCTTGATGATGTTGCCCCAGGTCTCCGGGAGCACTCGGATCAGCTCCAGCACCTCGGCATCGGTGAGGACGGCCTTTTTCCTGCTCTTGCCATCAGCGCCACGGATCCTCAAATAGTCCTTCTCGGGAACAATGAACGCCTGAGGTTGCCGGTGCTCAGCGACCGCATATTCCAGGTACTTTTTCAGCGCCAGGCAGCACTCCAGCCGGGACTTTGGCATTTCGATCCAAGGTTTGAGTTCCTCGCCGTGTTTCTTGCCTGGCTTCTGATTGAACCTCGGATGGGTCAGCACCTTCTCCATCAGCTCCTTGCCCGTCTGGGCAGCTTTCCGGCCTTGTAGATGCACCAGGGCCACACTCAGATAGCGCCCATAGCTGGCCTCAAAGGTCTTCGGTGCGATGCGGTTTCCGAGGTTGATCTTGTGGTGGCGAAAGGCGTTGAAGATGCCAGGCCAAGGGGTCATGACCTCCTCTGCTTTGTGATCGCTGATCGCGAGCACGTCGGCGATGGCTGCCATGAGAGTCACGCCACCTTCCATGACTGGCCCATAGATGCGGTTCAGAAGCCCTTGAACCGGCCCAATGGATGTTTCGTCCCAGGGATAGGGAAGCGTTGCTGAAGCGTTTGCGACACAAGCGCCTGGTGGGAATTGAAGCTTGAGGCGGACCTCCCGTAGTGCTCAGACAGGCCCCAACCACGCCAATGCGCCGTGGCTTGCAGCGCTCTCTCCCAAGGCTGCTTCTTGGACTGCCGAGGCACGTTTCGGGATAAAACTCGGGATAAAACTACTCTCCGCGACTCTCCAGCGCAACTGACAGCTATCTAGAACTACAGTGCTGGAAAGGCTTTGTCCTGAAACGCGTTGCGCTGACTGAGCTAATTTCAGTGCTATCACCCAAATGACTCATGGGGCCTGGAAGGGCCCTTTTCAATCTTTAAGGGATAAGGCCGCACTGCTCAGTAGGCTGATCGTTGGCGAACTGAAAGGGCGAAGGAATGGCCGCTGATCACGCGCTTCTCAAAGAAGTCGCATTGGAGCTGTGGAACACGACCAAGAAACTGCGGCCTGGGCTGCCGAAGGCGCCTCGCGCTCAGCTTGTTCTCAAAGCCCTGATGATCATTGGTGATGTCAGTGATCAACTGGAAGCTGCCATGGTCCTTGGGCTGATCGCCGACCAGGAGCCGGATGATGAGACCGAGCAGCTGGAGGATGGGGAAGACAAAACTGTCGAGCAAGACGAGAGCGACAACAGCCGGTCGACGCCGCGGGTTGTGCGCAAGCGCTCTGGTTCTCGCTGAAGTGATTCATCTCTCCCCACTTGATCAGGGTGAGGGAGATTGATCAGTTGAGCTGACCGCGACTGAGATGGTCTAGGTCGATATCGCTGTAAAACAGCTTCAGATCGTTGTCATAGCGATCAGCGACGAGATGGACGAGTCCTGAGTCTTCGAAGTACCGAACGACGTCGTTGTGATCGTCACCTCGACGACGATTCTTTTCGGGAAGATTGCCGAGAGTTGGCAATCGTTCTTGTCTCAAGCGTCGTTGCAACTGTTGCCAATCGCTCTCCATGGTTTCCAGGCGTCCAATGAAACTGGGGATGAGTTGACCATCGAGGCAAAGGATGTTGCTTTGAGGTAGCAGATGCACATCAAGGTCAGCATCGCTCGTCGTCGCAATGCATTCCAGAAAAGCTGAAAAAGCCATGCCGTGCTTCAGTCCCATGGCTTGCATTGGCCCAGGGACGTCATCCAATTCCAAAATCTTGTTGTTGTAGGCGGATACCAGTCGATCAAATGGATTGCGCACGAAGCTGAAGCTGAAGTGCGTGCCACGGCACATGCGTGCGGAGTGATTGTCCACCATGGAGGTCTCTCCATGGGTGCCTTTGCTCCAGAACGCGTCCGAGGTGGTGCGTAATCCCTTCTCGGGTGAAGTCGTCAGTAACCGGTAGAGACAAGCTTTGATCGAGCTGTTCGCAACTTTTGGGACTCGGCCATAAAGCAGAGGCAGGTCGCGAAACTGAATGAAATGACGCTCGCTCACAGGTCCCAGTAATCGCTGGGTTTTCCCATATATGCCAGCATTTGTAGGCTGTCAGGGCGGATACGTCGCAGAACTCGGCGTTTCAATCCGTCGTTCCACTGTGGTTTCTCAACGTGACCTCGCCCTTTGTCTCCGGCCTGATTTTCTTTGGGCAGTTGACCATTGGCGTCTAAAAGTCTCTTAACCCTTGGTTTGACGCCAAGAAAGTGCATCATGCTGCGTAGTGAACGCCGGGGTGAGCTGAGGAGATCTTCGAAGGTCATGCAATAAATCTGGTCATCTGGGTAAAAACGACGGAAGGCAGATAGGCGCTGGTAGTACATCGAGCAGCCAACAATCAGCTTGCGCAGGTGGCGGTCACGCATCAGTTCGCTGAAGTCAGCGCAGTCTGGATTGCGACCTCGGTAGTGACGCCATTGGGACACAATTCGGTCTAGCGGGTGACGAACGATATAAATCAATTTGAGATCTGGCAGGTATCGATGCATTAACTCTGGTGTTCGACTAAAGGAGTGCAGGCCACTGGCGTACATCGTGCTGCCTTCTCCCCTCAACGGAAAATCTTTGCCCTTTCTGAATCTCGAGGCATACCAGTCCCAGCCCTTTTTGTAATAACGACCGAAGAATTTGGGCTCCTTGGGTTTGCTGATGAAGACGTCTGGATGTTGCGGCAGGATTGTTGTGAGGGTTGTTGTGGCAGATTTGGCGGCGCCAATAACGATGAAATTGGGGAGAGAATCATGATGCTGAGCTACGATTTCGGCATGCTTGCCGCGAAGTCCAATGCGGATCAATTTTATGGAACTCGAGTTGGATGTCATATCAAATGTGTTGATCAAGCATTTTGTTTTGTGCGTTGA is a window of Synechococcus sp. A15-24 DNA encoding:
- a CDS encoding sulfotransferase family protein, yielding MSERHFIQFRDLPLLYGRVPKVANSSIKACLYRLLTTSPEKGLRTTSDAFWSKGTHGETSMVDNHSARMCRGTHFSFSFVRNPFDRLVSAYNNKILELDDVPGPMQAMGLKHGMAFSAFLECIATTSDADLDVHLLPQSNILCLDGQLIPSFIGRLETMESDWQQLQRRLRQERLPTLGNLPEKNRRRGDDHNDVVRYFEDSGLVHLVADRYDNDLKLFYSDIDLDHLSRGQLN
- a CDS encoding sulfotransferase, which encodes MINTFDMTSNSSSIKLIRIGLRGKHAEIVAQHHDSLPNFIVIGAAKSATTTLTTILPQHPDVFISKPKEPKFFGRYYKKGWDWYASRFRKGKDFPLRGEGSTMYASGLHSFSRTPELMHRYLPDLKLIYIVRHPLDRIVSQWRHYRGRNPDCADFSELMRDRHLRKLIVGCSMYYQRLSAFRRFYPDDQIYCMTFEDLLSSPRRSLRSMMHFLGVKPRVKRLLDANGQLPKENQAGDKGRGHVEKPQWNDGLKRRVLRRIRPDSLQMLAYMGKPSDYWDL
- a CDS encoding TIGR03894 family protein, yielding MAADHALLKEVALELWNTTKKLRPGLPKAPRAQLVLKALMIIGDVSDQLEAAMVLGLIADQEPDDETEQLEDGEDKTVEQDESDNSRSTPRVVRKRSGSR